One window of Phycisphaeraceae bacterium genomic DNA carries:
- a CDS encoding thioredoxin family protein, which produces MSRLGLLILTLGLVIPGHSAMAQFGSSTKVDVSAIAQRTEAAPGEQFAIAVVLDHAKGWHTQTNDPKVPDELKDLDPVPTQIQVEAPRGLKVGPIQWPNSETLTVLWIGKPLSLEFFAGKAIAFVPVQLASGVPMGNLTIPLKISIQACDESQCLMPEDVTRDVTITVKPLTDVASRDVVNPQVFDAFDPSVFSRMNAGAVASVQPATSGFDFVGYKFSLRRDQTLLILLIALAAGFLLNLTPCVLPVIPIKILSLQQQAGNPGKLALFGSVYCVGIVATFLVLGLLIFGIVTGGQKQDWGQVFTSRWFTIVMAAIVGLMGLGMIGLFTVRLPQSVYMLNPSHDTVLGNFLLGVLTAVLSTPCTGPLLGATIAWAATQPAWMGLVTFVVMGIGMALPYALLIAFPRLIDILPKAGPGGELLKQVLGILMLAVAAFLLSNLTSEKWPWFVVGGVAAVGGLWAIIGGWRMLRTIGAKTAVTVCALVWIGATVWTTRALASEGPITWTRFVNVPETDIRKQIARALDSGKTVVVDFTAKWCTNCHVIERNVLLSEVGVGLLSSADVVPMKIDLTSADEAQGWGLVREISGGGGIPLVAIFRPGMERPIFFNSFFKPSDLESAVRGPVPPV; this is translated from the coding sequence ATGAGCAGACTTGGCCTTTTGATTCTGACATTGGGGTTGGTGATTCCGGGCCATTCCGCCATGGCACAGTTTGGGTCGTCCACCAAGGTGGACGTCTCGGCGATCGCGCAGCGGACCGAAGCAGCCCCCGGCGAACAGTTTGCGATTGCGGTCGTACTCGATCACGCCAAGGGCTGGCATACTCAGACCAACGATCCGAAAGTGCCGGACGAACTGAAAGACCTCGATCCGGTCCCGACGCAGATTCAGGTTGAGGCGCCTAGGGGGCTCAAAGTCGGTCCGATCCAGTGGCCGAATTCCGAAACGTTGACGGTGCTGTGGATCGGAAAGCCGCTCTCGCTGGAATTCTTCGCCGGCAAAGCGATCGCGTTCGTGCCGGTGCAGCTCGCCTCGGGCGTTCCGATGGGGAATCTCACGATCCCGCTGAAGATCTCCATCCAGGCGTGCGACGAATCGCAGTGCCTGATGCCCGAGGATGTCACGCGCGACGTCACGATCACGGTGAAACCGCTTACGGACGTTGCGAGCCGGGACGTCGTCAACCCGCAAGTGTTCGACGCGTTTGATCCGAGCGTGTTCTCGCGGATGAACGCGGGGGCGGTCGCCTCTGTTCAGCCGGCAACGAGCGGATTCGATTTTGTCGGGTACAAGTTTTCTCTCCGGCGCGATCAGACATTGCTGATTCTGCTGATCGCACTCGCCGCGGGGTTCTTGCTCAATCTGACCCCGTGCGTGCTTCCCGTGATCCCGATCAAGATTCTGTCGCTGCAACAGCAGGCGGGAAATCCGGGGAAGCTCGCGCTCTTCGGGTCGGTGTACTGCGTGGGAATAGTCGCAACGTTTCTGGTGCTCGGGCTGCTGATTTTCGGCATCGTCACGGGCGGCCAGAAGCAGGACTGGGGACAGGTGTTCACCAGCCGCTGGTTCACCATTGTCATGGCGGCAATCGTCGGCCTGATGGGCCTGGGGATGATCGGTCTCTTCACGGTGCGGCTGCCGCAATCGGTGTACATGCTCAACCCGAGTCACGACACCGTGCTCGGGAATTTTCTTCTCGGCGTATTGACTGCGGTGCTGTCGACTCCGTGCACGGGCCCGCTGCTCGGTGCAACGATCGCCTGGGCCGCGACACAGCCGGCTTGGATGGGGCTCGTGACCTTTGTCGTGATGGGTATCGGGATGGCGCTGCCCTACGCCCTGCTCATCGCTTTCCCACGGCTTATCGATATCCTGCCCAAAGCGGGGCCGGGTGGAGAGTTGCTCAAGCAAGTGCTCGGAATCCTGATGCTCGCGGTCGCGGCGTTTCTTCTCTCGAATCTCACGAGCGAAAAGTGGCCGTGGTTTGTCGTGGGCGGCGTCGCCGCGGTCGGAGGCCTTTGGGCCATCATCGGTGGGTGGCGGATGCTTCGAACGATCGGCGCGAAAACGGCCGTGACCGTGTGCGCGCTCGTCTGGATCGGCGCGACCGTCTGGACGACGCGAGCGCTGGCTTCCGAGGGCCCCATTACCTGGACCCGCTTCGTCAATGTGCCCGAAACCGACATTCGAAAGCAAATCGCGCGGGCGCTCGATAGCGGAAAAACGGTGGTCGTGGACTTCACGGCGAAGTGGTGCACGAACTGCCACGTCATCGAGCGCAACGTCTTGCTGAGCGAGGTCGGAGTGGGGCTGCTCAGTTCAGCGGACGTCGTTCCGATGAAAATCGACCTGACCAGCGCCGACGAAGCGCAAGGATGGGGGCTGGTGCGGGAGATTTCCGGCGGAGGCGGTATTCCCCTGGTCGCGATCTTCCGGCCGGGTATGGAACGTCCGATTTTCTTCAACAGTTTCTTCAAGCCCTCGGACCTTGAATCCGCGGTGCGGGGCCCTGTTCCGCCGGTGTAG
- a CDS encoding FkbM family methyltransferase, whose protein sequence is MRQVLQSVVRGIRKSPALNSMARACVKAIPDKRHITKMRDIGPVAIRLRRHRYLLWEHPLVHDAFMVSLFARLIRPGDVVYDIGANIGLYTRLMSHWFGASYIYAFEPMLENRELLEENVRLGNMQKSTEISPLALSDAAGTEELQIDDMNSGSAVLNSISGGQASSGRAHFGLPPKTETVELETLDAFVKRAGVRPPAMMKIDTEGAEVKILIGGRETIRSHRPRMAIALHGKDKAKGTLEQLEILQCPAYGYVKEDGKSIYRRLSVPDFDRLNNNNILAAYDEDLLRPEPQPLERAPISRK, encoded by the coding sequence ATGCGACAGGTGCTGCAATCGGTCGTGAGAGGAATCAGAAAGAGCCCGGCGCTCAACTCGATGGCACGCGCCTGCGTCAAGGCGATCCCCGACAAACGCCACATCACGAAAATGCGCGACATCGGGCCGGTCGCCATCCGGCTCCGCCGGCACCGATACTTACTCTGGGAGCACCCGCTCGTTCACGATGCGTTCATGGTTTCGCTGTTTGCCCGGCTCATCCGTCCGGGGGATGTTGTCTACGACATCGGCGCAAACATCGGACTCTACACCCGCCTGATGAGCCACTGGTTCGGCGCGAGCTACATCTACGCCTTCGAGCCCATGCTCGAAAACCGGGAGCTCCTCGAGGAGAACGTGCGCCTGGGCAACATGCAGAAGTCCACCGAGATCTCGCCTCTTGCGCTCTCCGATGCCGCCGGCACCGAAGAACTCCAGATCGACGACATGAACTCCGGCTCGGCGGTGCTCAACAGCATCTCCGGTGGTCAAGCTTCAAGCGGCAGAGCCCACTTTGGACTGCCTCCGAAAACCGAGACCGTCGAACTCGAAACACTCGATGCGTTCGTAAAGCGCGCCGGTGTACGCCCTCCGGCCATGATGAAAATCGATACCGAGGGCGCCGAGGTCAAGATTCTCATCGGGGGCCGCGAAACGATCCGCTCGCACAGACCGCGCATGGCGATCGCGCTCCACGGAAAAGACAAGGCAAAGGGCACGCTCGAACAACTCGAGATTCTCCAATGCCCGGCGTACGGCTACGTCAAAGAAGACGGCAAGTCGATCTACCGTCGGCTCTCGGTTCCCGATTTCGACCGCTTGAACAACAACAACATTCTCGCCGCGTACGACGAAGACCTGCTGCGGCCCGAGCCCCAACCGCTCGAACGCGCACCGATTTCGAGGAAGTAA
- a CDS encoding Ppx/GppA family phosphatase, whose translation MALAEMPKSRKPVQGARTLFAAIDIGSNAVRFALASADARGELKILDERRRPTRLGANLSNGKGLPKPAMKATIAAVKEFCFDAIRHGVRSIRMVATAAVRESPDGAGFVERLEHEVGLPVEIIGADEESRLAFASCRAAFELERQTVAIVDIGGGSVQVSLARKGVLFEAVSMPLGAVRLTSAFKTPGGKESQSALQRMRKHVARMIEEALPPLVQSPTAVIGCGGTFAAIGALLGDFAGNRALAPMLAQRRRSLVRAGHASEELVQLVGAIERMDIPQRASLLRRVGVPPDRADILPAGVIVARALVKHLGADRIVPHPGGVRDGMLREMSARATACGMVERARAIAREAHYEVAHSEQVAHLAVSLLHDLADVDRIREALDDRPDATELLESAGLLHDTGVPIDYDRHHKVSRRIIELANWGRISPVDRAVIANIARYHRKSLPAEKHAPFWSLPARERQVVRVLAGILRIADGLDRSHRQITTGVRVRVTPASLQIIAEGARADGPDIRAASKKSDLLCASIRRKISVVAG comes from the coding sequence ATGGCTCTTGCCGAGATGCCCAAGTCACGCAAGCCGGTCCAAGGCGCCCGGACCCTGTTCGCCGCGATCGATATCGGCAGCAACGCGGTGCGATTCGCGCTCGCCAGCGCCGACGCACGCGGCGAATTGAAGATCCTCGACGAGCGTCGCCGCCCAACTCGCCTCGGAGCAAACCTATCCAACGGGAAGGGACTCCCCAAACCGGCGATGAAAGCGACCATCGCGGCCGTCAAGGAATTCTGCTTCGATGCGATCCGTCACGGAGTGCGGAGTATCCGAATGGTCGCGACCGCTGCGGTCCGCGAGTCTCCCGACGGTGCCGGTTTCGTGGAACGCCTCGAGCATGAGGTCGGCCTGCCCGTTGAGATCATCGGCGCTGATGAGGAATCCCGACTCGCCTTTGCCAGTTGCCGCGCCGCGTTTGAGCTCGAACGCCAAACAGTTGCCATCGTCGATATCGGCGGCGGCAGCGTGCAAGTCAGTCTCGCCCGAAAAGGGGTGCTGTTTGAAGCGGTTTCCATGCCGCTCGGCGCGGTACGGCTCACTTCGGCGTTCAAGACTCCGGGCGGCAAGGAGTCCCAATCCGCGCTGCAACGGATGCGCAAACACGTCGCCCGCATGATCGAGGAGGCGCTCCCGCCGCTGGTTCAGAGCCCGACCGCCGTCATCGGGTGCGGCGGCACTTTCGCAGCGATCGGGGCGCTGCTCGGCGATTTCGCGGGCAACCGTGCGCTCGCGCCGATGCTCGCGCAGCGCAGACGCTCGCTCGTGCGCGCCGGCCACGCCTCCGAGGAACTCGTGCAGCTCGTCGGTGCGATCGAGAGGATGGACATTCCGCAGCGCGCAAGTCTCCTGCGAAGAGTCGGTGTCCCTCCGGATCGCGCCGACATTCTCCCCGCGGGCGTCATCGTCGCGCGTGCACTTGTGAAGCATCTCGGCGCGGACCGGATCGTGCCGCACCCCGGCGGGGTGCGCGACGGCATGCTGCGCGAAATGTCTGCACGCGCGACGGCATGCGGCATGGTCGAGCGTGCACGGGCGATTGCTCGCGAGGCGCACTACGAAGTCGCCCACAGCGAGCAGGTTGCTCACCTCGCTGTGTCGCTACTGCACGATCTCGCGGACGTTGATCGCATCCGCGAAGCACTCGACGATCGTCCGGATGCCACAGAGCTGCTCGAGAGCGCTGGGCTCCTTCACGACACCGGAGTCCCGATCGACTACGACCGGCACCACAAAGTTTCGCGGCGGATCATCGAGCTGGCGAATTGGGGCCGGATTTCGCCCGTGGATCGAGCCGTGATCGCCAACATCGCGAGGTACCACCGCAAGTCGCTCCCCGCGGAAAAGCACGCGCCGTTCTGGTCGCTGCCCGCGCGCGAGCGCCAGGTCGTGCGCGTGCTCGCGGGCATTCTGAGGATCGCCGACGGCCTTGATCGCTCGCACCGGCAGATCACGACCGGCGTGCGGGTTCGAGTCACCCCCGCATCGCTTCAGATCATCGCCGAAGGAGCAAGGGCCGATGGCCCGGACATCCGTGCCGCGAGCAAGAAATCCGACCTGCTCTGTGCCTCGATCCGCCGAAAAATCTCCGTCGTCGCGGGCTGA
- a CDS encoding DUF3467 domain-containing protein produces MSGTPNQNQQQQVAIRIDETKMVTTYANTIRTTNTQDEVVLDFGLNVPQQGPDGQQGIHFAIGSRVVMNWNGAKRLAATLSELVRRYDQAMAEANSAVPRVQ; encoded by the coding sequence ATGTCGGGCACGCCGAACCAGAACCAGCAGCAGCAAGTCGCCATCCGTATCGATGAAACCAAAATGGTGACGACTTACGCCAACACGATCCGTACGACCAACACGCAGGACGAGGTCGTGCTTGATTTCGGGCTGAATGTGCCGCAGCAGGGGCCCGATGGTCAGCAGGGGATTCATTTCGCCATCGGCAGCCGCGTGGTGATGAACTGGAACGGTGCGAAACGACTGGCGGCAACTCTGTCGGAATTGGTCCGGCGATATGACCAGGCGATGGCCGAAGCCAACAGCGCAGTCCCGCGCGTTCAGTAA